The DNA sequence AATATATGGTTAATTTTCCAGTAAAAAATCACACAGGAATTTTTCACGATTCTGAAGTTATGTTCATTGAAGCCCCTATAGGTATTTTCATGTCTACTCCTGACGGAAGGGTGCTGTCTGCTAATCCATATGCTGCTCGAATGTTTGGATATGACACCCCTCAGGAGGCGCTTAGTGGCGTGAGTCATATCTCTCAACTATATGCTAACCCTGATGACAGAACAGCTTTAATCGATATCTTGAACAGTCAAGGAGCTATCCACAATTATGAATGCCGATTGAAAAACAAGACCGGGACAGCTTTCTGGGCCTCCATCAATGTACGGGTTATTCAGAAAGAAGATCAAGATGATACATACTATATTGGTTTCATTACCAGCATTGACAGGGCAAAGCAGGCAGAAGAGGAACTTAAAGTTAATGAAGCCAGATATAAAGAACTGGTTGATAATGCCAACAGTATTTTTCTTCGTATGGATTCGCAGGGGAACGTGATCTACTTCAATGAGTATGCTCAATCCTTTTTCGGGTATAAGGCAGAGCAAATCATAGGCAGGAATGTCGTAGGAACTATTGTGCCAGAGGTAGATGTTAAGGGGGTCAAGCTTGATCGTTTAATTCAGGAAATTGGAAAGAATCCTGAGAAGTACTCCAACAATGAAAATGAAAATATGCTGGCATGCGGCACAAGAGTATGGATCGCCTGGACCAATAAAGCGATTACAGATGCTAAGGGGGAAGTGGTTGAAGTTTTATGTATTGGCAGGGATGTTACCGACATGAGAAATGCACTGGATAGAATGCATGCAAGCCAGGCCAGATATAAAGCCATTGTAGAAGATTCTCCAGCAATGCTTTGCAGATTCCTTCCCGGTTGCAAACTGACTTATGTTAATGACCTTTACTGCCAGTATTTTAACAGATCTCGAGAAGAACTGCTTGGCAAATCGTTCCTTAGCCTGATTCCTGAATCTCATCATAAATCTTTTTTAGCAAACCTGGCCTCACTTACCCCTGAAGATCCAGTGATATCGCATGAGCATGAAGTAATAACCCCGGATGGGGATAT is a window from the Desulfonatronovibrio magnus genome containing:
- a CDS encoding PAS domain S-box protein, whose protein sequence is MVNFPVKNHTGIFHDSEVMFIEAPIGIFMSTPDGRVLSANPYAARMFGYDTPQEALSGVSHISQLYANPDDRTALIDILNSQGAIHNYECRLKNKTGTAFWASINVRVIQKEDQDDTYYIGFITSIDRAKQAEEELKVNEARYKELVDNANSIFLRMDSQGNVIYFNEYAQSFFGYKAEQIIGRNVVGTIVPEVDVKGVKLDRLIQEIGKNPEKYSNNENENMLACGTRVWIAWTNKAITDAKGEVVEVLCIGRDVTDMRNALDRMHASQARYKAIVEDSPAMLCRFLPGCKLTYVNDLYCQYFNRSREELLGKSFLSLIPESHHKSFLANLASLTPEDPVISHEHEVITPDGDIRWQRWTERAIFNAQGGLMEFQSIGEDVTELKQIQNELKASNEKYHAVYKKSPIAISILDKHGGILDSNPACQELFGFKDGEAMKGYQLLQHLTIKESNRQRLNKGMTITVHQTLDFQHLKELFQWNSSRIGFACLEVRITPLGLSIDEGYMLQMQDITWCARSKATAV